A genomic stretch from Coregonus clupeaformis isolate EN_2021a chromosome 23, ASM2061545v1, whole genome shotgun sequence includes:
- the LOC121536597 gene encoding histone H3-like yields MARTKQTARKSTRGKAYRMQLATKAAQESLPVTGPAPCLREICRYQSSTELLIRNVPFQRLGRKIALFFKTNLRFQSSAVMALQEASEAYLVGLFEDTKLCAIHAKRVHIVP; encoded by the coding sequence atggccagaaccaagcaaaccgctcgcaaatccacccgtggcaaagcctacaggatgcagctcgccacCAAGGCTGCGCAGGAGAGCCTCcccgttacaggcccggcaccgtgtctcagagagatctgtcgttaccaaagctccactgagctgctcatccgcaatgtgcccttccagcgcctggggagaaaaatcgccctgttcttcaagaccaacctgcgcttccagagctccgccgtgatggccctgcaggaggccagcgaggcttacctggtcggtctgttcgaggacaccaaactgtgtgccatccacgcaaagagggtgcatatcgtgccctag
- the LOC121536406 gene encoding sterile alpha motif domain-containing protein 3-like, translated as MSCELMEAEAPQNMIFRVIEADRVRKLKLSSRPASVDAVIEILKEQLELDCDFSLQYKDPDFDGKLTCLVYIEELPQKACVHISVRQDSSSLASTDTLSDVSSPERLSRWPPGPLQIPTFAFDVELTLRDGNAEFEKNERPLQLSRDQKHNILDKLASTIYGFKAYPSDKEIAMVAEALVRKHPCLKEAGSDNGWNGWKNSIKFKMGNYRTKMRRAGCQEVAVNAGKRSRKNPENEPSHSNIKRPKCAEVNFLPNFPQGEDPSSLDLLRQAIVEEVKKTERNLPLICKMMQNTFALRRQTIVMSCPPVKELMDLWPALHMQSEELHDVHTRRTTVLHALPDYLLEEVSGFFRTCVDDMDEPDLWDASVVLLTTVSDDATSPVHYHPVRVSVVLEGDVVVNLPRLADAFLVMFGLIYALHLSYPKGLTNTFEFTQKILLKNLVI; from the exons ATGAGTTGTGAAT TGATGGAAGCTGAAGCCCCACAAAACATGATCTTTCGTGTCATCGAGGCAGACCGTGTTAGAAAATTAAAACTCAGCTCCCGTCCAGCCTCTGTTGATGCAGTGATTGAGATTTTAAAAGAACAACTGGAATTGGACTGTGACTTCAGTTTGCAATACAAAGATCCAGACTTTGATGGAAAACTCACTTGCCTTGTTTACATCGAGGAGTTACCACAAAAagcctgtgttcatatttcagttaGACAGGATTCCAGTTCTCTTGCATCAACTGATACCCTTTCAGATGTGTCATCCCCAGAACGTCTGAGCAGATGGCCTCCAGGTCCTTTACAAATTCCCACATTTGCGTTTGACGTTGAGCTGACACTTAGAGATGGGAATGCTGAATTTGAAAAGAATGAGAGACCTCTTCAGTTGTCAAGGGACCAAAAGCACAATATTTTAGACAAACTGGCATCTACCATATATGGTTTTAAGGCTTACCCCAGTGATAAAGAGATAGCAATGGTGGCTGAAGCTCTTGTGAGGAAACACCCCTGTTTAAAAGAAGCAGGATCTGACAATGGATGGAATGGCTGGAAGAACAGCATCAAGTTTAAAATGGGCAATTACAGGACCAAGATGAGAAGGGCTGGATGTCAGGAGGTCGCTGTAAATGCTGGGAAAAGAAGCCGAAAAAACCCTGAGAATGAACCTTCACACTCCAACATCAAAAGGCCTAAGTGTGCAGAGGTCAACTTTCTGCCTAACTTTCCTCAAGGAGAGGATCCCTCAAGCCTTGACCTTTTGAGGCAGGCTATTGTTGAGGAAGTAAAGAAGACTGAGAGAAACCTACCCCTTATTTGTAAGATGATGCAGAACACGTTTGCCTTGCGACGACAGACTATTGTAATGTCCTGCCCACCGGTGAAAGAGCTAATGGACCTCTGGCCTGCTCTTCATATGCAGTCTGAG GAATTACATGATGTCCACACAAGGCGTACCACTGTTCTCCATGCCCTTCCTGATTATCTACTAGAGGAAGTCTCTGGATTTTTCAGAACATGTGTG GATGATATGGATGAGCCAGACCTGTGGGATGCATCAGTGGTCCTCCTTACAACAGTCAGTGATGATGCCACAAGCCCAGTTCACTACCACCCAGTGAGAGTCTCTGTCGTCCTAGAGGGTGATGTGGTTGTCAATCTCCCCAGGCTTGCTGATGCCTTCCTGGTAATGTTCGGCCTGATTTATGCACTACATCTCAGCTATCCCAAGGGACTGACAAACACTTTTGAGTTCACACAGAAAATCTTACTTaaaaatttagtcatttag
- the LOC121536593 gene encoding histone H4-like — MYGRGKGGKGLGKGGAKRHRKVLRDNIQGITKPTIRRLARRGGVKRISGLIYEETRGVLKVFLENVIRDAVTYTEHAKRKTITAMDVGRTLYGFGG, encoded by the coding sequence ATGTACGGAAGAGGCAAAGGCGGCAAGGGACTCGGAAAAGGAGGCGCCAAGCGTCACCGCAAAGTTCTCCGCGATAACATCCAGGGAATCACCAAACCCACTATCCGCCGTCTGGCTCGCCGCGGCGGCGTGAAGCGTATTTCCGGTCTGATCTACGAGGAGACCCGCGGTGTCCTGAAGGTGTTCCTGGAGAATGTGATCCGTGACGCAGTCACCTACACCGAGCACGCCAAGAGGAAGACCATTACCGCCATGGATGTGGGACGCACCCTGTACGGTTTTGGCGGTTAA
- the LOC121536403 gene encoding histone H2B, giving the protein MPEPAKSAPKKGSKKAVTKTAGKGGKKRRKSRKESYAIYVYKVLKQVHPDTGISSKAMGIMNSFVNDIFERIAGESSRLAHYNKRSTITSREIQTAVRLLLPGELAKHAVSEGTKAVTKYTSSK; this is encoded by the coding sequence ATGCCCGAGCCAGCAAAGTCAGCacccaagaagggctccaagaaAGCCGTCACCAAGACCGCAGGGAAGGGCGGCAAGAAGCGCAGAAAGTCCAGGAAGGAGAGTTACGCCATCTACGTGTACAAAGTCCTGAAGCAGGTCCACCCCGACACCGGCATCTCCTCCAAGGCCATGGGTATCATGAACTCCTTTGTGAACGACATCTTCGAGCGTATCGCCGGAGAGTCCTCTCGCCTGGCCCACTACAACAAGCGTTCTACCATCACCTCCAGGGAGATCCAGACCGCAGTGCGCCTGCTGCTCCCCGGTGAACTTGCCAAACACGCCGTGTCCGAGGGCACCAAGGCCGTAACCAAGTACACCAGCTCCAAGTAA
- the LOC121536591 gene encoding histone H1-like encodes MADVAPAPAAAAPAKAPKKKAAAKPKKVGPSVGKLIVKAVTASKERSGVSLAAIKKTLAAGGYDVEKNNSRVKIAVKSLVTKGTLVQTKGTGASGSFKINKKAVEAKKPAKKAAVPKVKKLAAKKPAAAKKPKKVAAKKAVAAKKSPKKAKKPATPTKAAKSPKKVKKPAAAAKKAAKSPKKATKAAKPKAAKPKAAKAKKAAPKKK; translated from the coding sequence ATGGCAGACGTCGCACCAGCACCCGCCGCCGCCGCGCCGGCCAAGGCACCCAAGAAGAAGGCAGCAGCCAAGCCCAAGAAAGTGGGACCCAGCGTAGGCAAGCTCATCGTCAAGGCTGTGACCGCTTCCAAGGAGAGGAGCGGCGTGTCCCTGGCCGCGATCAAGAAGACGCTGGCGGCAGGCGGCTACGACGTGGAGAAGAACAACTCCCGCGTCAAGATCGCAGTCAAGAGCCTCGTCACCAAGGGCACCCTGGTCCAGACCAAGGGCACCGGTGCATCCGGCTCCTTCAAGATCAACAAGAAAGCCGTCGAGGCGAAGAAGCCCGCCAAGAAAGCCGCAGTCCCCAAAGTAAAGAAGTTGGCCGCCAAGAAGCCCGCCGCGGCGAAGAAGCCCAAGAAGGTAGCAGCCAAGAAAGCCGTCGCCGCAAAGAAGTCCCCCAAGAAGGCCAAGAAGCCCGCTACACCCACAAAGGCCgccaagagccccaagaaggTGAAGAAGCCCGCCGCAGCGGCCAAGAAGGCAGCCAAGAGTCCCAAGAAGGCTACAAAGGCAGCCAAGCCCAAAGCCGCCAAGCCCAAGGCAGCCAAGGCCAAGAAGGCAGCCCCCAAGAAGAAGTAA
- the LOC121536402 gene encoding histone H2A-like, whose amino-acid sequence MSGRGKTGGKARAKAKTRSSRAGLQFPVGRVHRLLRKGNYAERVGAGAQVYLAAVLEYLTAEILELAGNAARDNKKTRIISRHLQLAVRNDEELNKLLGGATST is encoded by the coding sequence ATGAGCGGAAGAGGCAAAACCGGAGGCAAGGCCAGGGCGAAGGCAAAGACCCGTTCATCCCGTGCCGGCCTCCAGTTCCCCGTGGGCCGTGTGCACAGGCTGCTGCGCAAAGGCAACTACGCCGAGCGTGTGGGCGCTGGCGCACAAGTCTACCTGGCCGCCGTGCTCGAGTACCtgactgctgagatcctggagttggcCGGCAACGCTGCCCGTGACAACAAGAAGACTCGTATCATCTCCCGTCATCTGCAGCTGGCCGTCCGTAACGACGAGGAGCTGAACAAACTGCTCGGCGGTGCGACTTCAACTTGA